A window of the Enterobacteriaceae bacterium 4M9 genome harbors these coding sequences:
- the asnS gene encoding asparagine--tRNA ligase, translating to MSVVPVADVLQGRVAVDSEVTVRGWVRTRRDSKAGISFLAVYDGSCFDPVQAVINNSLPNYNEDVLRLTTGCSVIVTGTVVASPGQGQSFEIQATQVEVAGWVEDPDTYPMAAKRHSIEYLREVAHLRPRTNMIGAVARVRHTLAQALHRFFDEQGFFWVSTPLITASDTEGAGEMFRVSTLDMENLPRNDQGKVDYEQDFFGKEAFLTVSGQLNGETYACALSKIYTFGPTFRAENSNTSRHLAEFWMLEPEVAFADLNDVASLAEAMLKYVFKAVLDERRDDMQFFAERVDKEAIERLERFVAADFAQVDYTDAVAILEKCGEKFENPVYWGVDLASEHERYLAEKHFKAPVVVKNYPKDIKAFYMRLNEDGKTVAAMDVLAPGIGEIIGGSQREERLDVLDARMVEMGLNKEDYWWYRDLRRYGTVPHSGFGLGFERLIAYVTGVQNVRDVIPFPRTPRNASF from the coding sequence ATGAGCGTTGTGCCTGTAGCTGACGTACTCCAGGGCCGCGTCGCCGTTGACAGTGAAGTCACCGTGCGCGGATGGGTACGCACACGTAGAGATTCTAAAGCCGGTATCTCCTTCCTCGCCGTTTATGACGGTTCCTGCTTTGATCCCGTACAGGCCGTCATTAATAATTCTCTGCCAAATTACAATGAAGACGTACTGCGTCTGACCACCGGTTGCTCCGTGATTGTGACCGGCACCGTTGTCGCTTCTCCGGGGCAGGGCCAGAGCTTCGAAATTCAGGCCACTCAGGTTGAAGTCGCTGGCTGGGTCGAGGATCCAGATACCTATCCGATGGCCGCTAAACGCCACAGCATTGAGTACCTGCGTGAAGTAGCACACCTGCGCCCGCGTACCAATATGATTGGTGCCGTTGCGCGCGTGCGCCACACGCTGGCACAGGCGCTGCATCGTTTCTTTGACGAGCAGGGCTTCTTCTGGGTCTCTACCCCGCTGATTACCGCCTCGGATACCGAAGGTGCGGGTGAAATGTTCCGCGTCTCAACGCTGGACATGGAAAACCTGCCGCGTAACGACCAGGGTAAAGTGGACTATGAGCAGGATTTCTTCGGCAAAGAAGCGTTCCTGACGGTCTCCGGCCAGCTCAATGGCGAAACCTATGCCTGTGCGCTGTCAAAGATTTATACCTTTGGTCCAACCTTTCGCGCGGAAAACTCCAACACCAGTCGCCACCTGGCAGAATTCTGGATGCTGGAGCCGGAAGTGGCGTTTGCTGACCTCAACGACGTTGCCTCACTGGCAGAAGCGATGCTCAAATATGTCTTCAAAGCGGTACTCGACGAGCGCCGTGACGACATGCAGTTCTTTGCCGAGCGCGTTGATAAAGAAGCCATTGAGCGCCTGGAGCGTTTTGTTGCCGCTGATTTTGCGCAGGTAGACTATACCGATGCGGTCGCCATCCTTGAGAAGTGCGGCGAGAAATTTGAAAACCCGGTTTACTGGGGCGTGGATCTCGCGTCTGAGCATGAGCGCTACCTGGCCGAGAAACACTTTAAGGCACCGGTGGTTGTAAAAAACTACCCGAAAGACATTAAAGCCTTCTATATGCGCCTTAACGAAGACGGTAAAACCGTCGCGGCAATGGACGTGCTGGCACCGGGCATCGGCGAAATCATCGGCGGCTCACAGCGTGAAGAGCGTCTGGACGTTCTGGATGCCCGTATGGTGGAAATGGGCCTAAATAAAGAAGACTACTGGTGGTATCGCGACCTGCGTCGTTACGGCACCGTACCGCACTCAGGCTTCGGGCTGGGCTTTGAGCGTCTGATTGCCTACGTGACGGGTGTACAAAACGTGCGTGACGTTATCCCCTTCCCGCGTACACCACGCAACGCCAGCTTCTAA
- the pncB gene encoding nicotinate phosphoribosyltransferase produces the protein MTRYASPILQTLLDTDAYKLHMQQAVFHHYDDVNVAAEFRCRGDDLLGIYADAIREQVEEMRHLALTDSEFSWLSVLPFFKDDYLNWLRQFRYNPEQVKISNQHGKLDIRLTGPWREVIMWEVPLLAVISEVVHRFRSPEASVDMALASLESKLQDFSRITAKLDMSQFRLMDFGTRRRFSREVQQAIVERLQQEPWFIGTSNYDLARRLNLTPMGTQAHEWFQAHQQISPVLANSQRAALEAWLAEYPDQLGIALTDCITMDAFLRDFGREFATRYQGLRHDSGDPVQWGEKAVAHYEKLGIDPHSKTLIFSDNLDFQKAVDLYRHFASRIQLGFGIGTRLTCDIPGVKPLNIVIKLVECNGKPVAKLSDSPGKTICEDKAFVRALRKAFDLPQVRRAS, from the coding sequence ATGACACGATACGCTTCCCCGATACTGCAAACCCTGCTCGATACGGACGCCTACAAGCTCCATATGCAGCAGGCGGTTTTTCACCACTATGATGATGTGAATGTCGCGGCGGAGTTTCGCTGCCGTGGTGACGATCTGCTGGGTATCTACGCTGACGCTATCCGCGAACAGGTCGAAGAGATGCGCCACCTCGCCCTGACGGACAGCGAATTCAGCTGGCTTTCTGTCCTGCCATTCTTTAAGGACGATTATCTGAACTGGCTGCGTCAGTTCCGTTATAACCCTGAGCAGGTCAAAATCAGCAACCAGCACGGCAAGCTGGATATTCGCCTGACCGGCCCGTGGCGTGAAGTCATTATGTGGGAAGTGCCGCTGCTCGCCGTCATCAGCGAAGTGGTGCACCGCTTCCGCTCGCCAGAAGCGAGTGTCGACATGGCGCTGGCGTCACTTGAAAGCAAATTGCAGGATTTCAGCAGAATCACTGCCAAACTCGACATGAGCCAGTTCCGTCTGATGGATTTCGGCACCCGCCGCCGCTTCTCGCGCGAGGTGCAGCAGGCCATTGTCGAGCGCCTGCAACAGGAGCCGTGGTTCATCGGCACCAGCAACTACGATCTGGCGCGCCGCCTGAACCTGACGCCGATGGGTACCCAGGCACACGAGTGGTTCCAGGCGCACCAGCAAATCAGCCCTGTGCTGGCCAACAGCCAGCGTGCAGCGCTGGAAGCCTGGCTTGCAGAATACCCTGACCAACTCGGTATCGCGCTGACTGACTGCATCACCATGGACGCGTTCCTGCGTGATTTTGGCCGCGAGTTCGCCACCCGCTATCAGGGGCTGCGCCACGACTCCGGCGACCCGGTTCAGTGGGGCGAAAAAGCCGTTGCCCATTACGAGAAGCTCGGTATTGATCCCCACAGCAAGACGCTGATTTTCTCCGATAACCTCGATTTCCAGAAAGCGGTCGATTTGTATCGCCACTTTGCTTCACGCATCCAGCTTGGTTTTGGTATTGGTACACGCCTGACCTGCGATATTCCCGGTGTTAAGCCGCTGAATATTGTGATTAAGCTCGTTGAATGTAACGGCAAGCCGGTGGCAAAACTCTCCGACAGCCCCGGCAAAACCATCTGTGAAGACAAAGCTTTTGTGCGCGCACTGCGTAAAGCCTTTGACCTGCCGCAGGTGCGCCGGGCAAGTTGA
- the pepN gene encoding aminopeptidase N, producing MTQQPQAKYRRDYTAPEYTITDIDLAFELDAAKTTVTAVSRVQRQGNHTAALRLDGEDLTLIAVEVDGTPWQSYRLEEGALVLDNLPDRFTLTVVNEISPAANTALEGLYQSGEALCTQCEAEGFRHITWYLDRPDVLARFTTKITADKARYPYLLSNGNRVAQGELDDGRHWMQWQDPFPKPGYLFALVAGDFDVLRDTFTTRSGRDVALELYVDRGNLDRADWAMTSLKNSMKWDETRFGLEYDLDIYMIVAVDFFNMGAMENKGLNVFNSKFVLARTDTATDKDYLNIERVIGHEYFHNWTGNRVTCRDWFQLSLKEGLTVFRDQEFSSDLGSRAVNRISNVRTMRGMQFAEDASPMAHPIRPEMVIEMNNFYTLTVYEKGAEVIRMLHTLLGEANFQKGMQLYFERHDGSAATCDDFVQAMEDASNIDLSHFRRWYSQSGTPVVTVQDDYDPQTEQYTLTVSQHTPPTADGSEKLPLHIPFDIELYDNDGKVIPLQHNGHPVHNVLNVTQAEQTFVFDNVYFQPVPSLLREFSAPVKLEYNWSDAQLTFLMRHARNDFSRWDAAQSLLATAIKLNVARQQAGQPLALPQHVADAFRAVLLDEHIDPALAAEIMTLPSQSEIAELFEIIDPLAIAAVYNALTRALAHELADELLAVYNAMALDAYRVDHGDIGKRALRNVCLRYLAFDEPKLAETLVTAQYRDADNMTDAIAALSAAVAAELPCADALMAQYDEKWHQDGLVMDKWLMLQATSPADDVLVNVRKLLNHRSFSMSNPNRVRSLIGAFVSANPAAFHALDGSGYQFLVEMLTELNSRNPQVASRLIEPLIRLKRYDEKRQQLMRAALEQLKALPNLSGDLFEKVTKALA from the coding sequence ATGACACAGCAGCCACAAGCGAAATACCGCCGCGATTACACAGCGCCGGAATATACGATTACAGATATAGACCTGGCCTTTGAGCTGGATGCGGCCAAAACCACGGTGACTGCGGTGAGCCGGGTGCAGCGCCAGGGTAACCATACCGCGGCGCTGCGCCTGGACGGCGAGGATTTAACGCTTATCGCTGTGGAGGTCGATGGCACGCCCTGGCAAAGCTACCGCCTGGAAGAGGGCGCGCTGGTTCTTGATAACCTGCCTGACCGCTTCACGCTGACGGTGGTTAATGAAATCAGCCCGGCGGCAAATACCGCGCTGGAAGGGTTGTACCAGTCTGGCGAGGCGCTATGTACCCAGTGCGAAGCGGAAGGCTTTCGTCATATTACCTGGTATCTGGACCGCCCGGACGTGCTGGCGCGTTTTACCACCAAAATCACCGCCGACAAAGCGCGTTACCCTTATTTACTGTCTAACGGCAACCGCGTGGCACAGGGCGAGTTGGACGATGGCCGTCACTGGATGCAGTGGCAGGACCCGTTCCCGAAGCCAGGCTACCTGTTTGCGCTGGTGGCCGGTGATTTTGACGTGCTGCGCGATACCTTCACCACCCGCTCCGGGCGTGACGTGGCGCTGGAACTGTACGTTGACCGTGGCAACCTCGATCGCGCTGACTGGGCGATGACGTCGCTGAAAAACTCCATGAAGTGGGACGAGACCCGCTTTGGTCTGGAGTATGACCTCGACATTTATATGATTGTCGCCGTGGATTTCTTCAACATGGGGGCAATGGAGAACAAAGGCCTTAACGTCTTTAACTCCAAATTTGTGCTGGCGCGTACCGATACCGCCACGGATAAGGATTATCTGAATATTGAGCGGGTGATTGGCCACGAATATTTTCACAACTGGACCGGCAACCGCGTCACCTGCCGTGACTGGTTCCAGTTGAGTCTCAAAGAAGGGCTGACAGTATTTCGCGACCAGGAGTTCAGCTCCGATCTTGGTTCGCGTGCGGTTAACCGCATCAGCAACGTGCGTACCATGCGCGGTATGCAGTTTGCTGAAGACGCAAGCCCAATGGCGCACCCGATTCGCCCGGAAATGGTCATTGAGATGAACAACTTCTACACCCTGACAGTGTATGAAAAGGGCGCAGAAGTGATTCGTATGCTGCATACGCTGCTGGGCGAGGCAAACTTCCAGAAAGGGATGCAGCTTTACTTTGAGCGCCATGACGGCAGCGCCGCCACCTGCGACGATTTTGTGCAGGCCATGGAGGATGCGTCCAATATCGACTTGTCCCATTTCCGCCGCTGGTACAGCCAGTCCGGTACGCCAGTTGTGACGGTGCAGGATGATTATGACCCGCAGACCGAGCAGTACACGCTCACTGTCAGCCAGCACACACCGCCAACAGCAGACGGTTCAGAAAAACTGCCGCTGCATATTCCGTTTGATATCGAGCTTTACGACAACGACGGCAAGGTTATTCCGTTGCAGCATAACGGTCATCCTGTCCACAACGTGCTGAATGTTACCCAGGCCGAGCAGACGTTTGTTTTTGACAACGTTTACTTCCAGCCGGTGCCGTCACTGCTGCGTGAGTTCTCAGCACCGGTGAAGCTTGAATACAACTGGAGTGACGCACAGCTTACGTTCCTGATGCGCCATGCGCGTAATGACTTCTCCCGCTGGGATGCCGCGCAGAGTCTGCTTGCGACCGCCATTAAGCTTAACGTCGCGCGCCAGCAGGCAGGGCAGCCGCTAGCGCTTCCTCAGCACGTTGCAGATGCGTTTCGCGCTGTGCTGCTGGATGAGCATATCGACCCGGCGCTGGCGGCCGAAATCATGACATTGCCGTCGCAAAGTGAAATTGCCGAGCTGTTTGAGATTATCGATCCGCTGGCGATTGCCGCTGTGTACAACGCGCTGACCCGCGCGCTGGCGCATGAACTCGCTGATGAACTGCTGGCGGTATATAACGCGATGGCGCTGGATGCCTACCGTGTCGATCACGGCGACATCGGTAAGCGCGCGCTGCGTAACGTCTGCCTGCGCTATCTGGCCTTTGATGAACCGAAACTGGCCGAAACCCTGGTGACGGCGCAATATCGCGATGCGGACAACATGACGGACGCGATAGCGGCGCTCTCAGCGGCGGTTGCCGCAGAACTGCCGTGCGCTGATGCGCTGATGGCGCAGTACGATGAAAAATGGCATCAGGATGGTCTGGTGATGGACAAATGGCTGATGTTGCAGGCCACCAGCCCGGCAGACGACGTGCTGGTGAATGTGCGCAAGCTGCTCAACCATCGCTCCTTCTCCATGAGTAACCCCAACCGCGTGCGTTCACTGATTGGCGCATTTGTCAGCGCCAATCCGGCGGCGTTCCACGCGCTCGATGGCAGCGGCTATCAGTTCCTGGTAGAAATGCTGACTGAGCTTAACAGCCGCAACCCGCAGGTGGCTTCACGCCTGATTGAGCCGTTGATTCGCCTTAAACGTTATGATGAGAAGCGTCAGCAGCTGA